A genomic segment from Triticum dicoccoides isolate Atlit2015 ecotype Zavitan chromosome 1A, WEW_v2.0, whole genome shotgun sequence encodes:
- the LOC119293703 gene encoding dnaJ homolog subfamily C member 2-like: MGSKRTCLLITYSPEIVDGVPLYVSSNCLPVKASKYEPAGHSFHAVALKLRGLDEKEDTETDDRSVSSDDKSQDFSAGSDNFSSKGKKKSGSGSQQQDHYALLGLGNLRFLATEDQIRKSYRDMALKHHPDKQAALLLHETTEAAKQAKKDEIESHFKAIQEAYEVLMDPTKRRIFDSTDEFDDDIPTDCAPQDFFKVFGPAFMRNGRWSVTQPIPSLGDDATPVVDVDQFYNFWYNFKSWREFPHEDEYDLEQAESREHKRWMERQNAKIQEKAKKVEYTRVRNLVDNAYRKDPRIQRRKEQEKAEKQRRKEAKYMAKKLQEEEAARAAEEERKRKEEEAKIAAAAADIRKKLKEKEKKLLRKEKNRLRALVGQVVGESHFSLSKEDVETVCTSHDFEQLKKLCDIMEDKDTAEKARLLRGALSKEENSSNTSKEEKIHANGVADSTPKSTVPQGTPKSTAPQVITLGNYEKKEKEWGKEEVELLRKAIHKYPKGTNKRWEVISEFIGTGRSADEILKATKTILLQKPDSAKAFDSFLEKRKAAPSIVSPLSTRDETAGGSTVGTGTEPSKAAEQPAASSSQTAKEKIGDDPVLEEAPSATDPDAWSEAQVLALVQALKAFPKDANQRWERVAAAVPGKTVVQCKKKVASMRTNFRTKKAE; this comes from the coding sequence ATGGGTTCCAAGAGGACTTGTCTTCTGATCACTTACTCTCCGGAGATAGTAGATGGCGTGCCTTTGTATGTGTCATCTAATTGCCTGCCTGTAAAAGCTTCCAAGTATGAACCTGCTGGTCATTCTTTCCATGCGGTCGCACTGAAGCTCCGTGGTCTTGATGAGAAAGAAGACACTGAAACTGATGATCGTAGTGTGTCATCAGATGACAAGAGCCAAGATTTTTCTGCTGGTTCAGATAACTTCAgcagcaaaggaaagaagaagtctGGTTCTGGAAGTCAACAACAAGATCACTATGCATTGCTTGGATTGGGCAACTTGCGGTTCTTGGCCACCGAAGATCAGATTCGGAAGAGTTACCGTGACATGGCTCTTAAACATCATCCAGACAAGCAGGCTGCTCTTCTTCTCCATGAGACAACAGAGGCAGCAAAGCAAGCAAAGAAGGATGAGATAGAGAGCCATTTCAAGGCCATACAGGAAGCTTACGAGGTCCTCATGGATCCTACCAAGAGAAGGATTTTTGACTCAACTGATGAGTTTGATGATGATATCCCAACTGACTGTGCACCGCAAGACTTCTTTAAGGTCTTCGGACCAGCCTTCATGAGGAATGGCCGATGGTCTGTTACCCAGCCAATTCCTTCTTTGGGAGATGATGCTACTCCTGTAGTGGATGTTGACCAGTTCTACAATTTCTGGTATAACTTCAAGAGTTGGAGGGAATTTCCACATGAAGATGAGTATGACTTGGAGCAAGCTGAGTCTCGTGAACACAAGAGATGGATGGAGAGGCAGAATGCGAAGATACAAGAGAAGGCCAAAAAGGTAGAGTATACGCGAGTACGTAATCTTGTTGACAATGCGTACAGGAAAGACCCAAGGATCCAGAGGAGAAAGGAGCAGGAGAAGGCTGAGAAACAGAGGAGAAAGGAGGCAAAATACATGGCCAAGAAACTGCAGGAGGAGGAAGCTGCAAGGGCTGCAGAAGAGGAAAGGAAGAGGAAAGAAGAGGAGGCGAAGATAGCCGCAGCAGCTGCTGACATTCGAAAGAAGTTGAAGGAAAAGGAGAAGAAGTTGCTACGCAAAGAGAAAAATCGCCTGCGCGCACTTGTGGGCCAGGTAGTTGGTGAGTCCCACTTCAGTCTGTCAAAGGAGGATGTTGAAACAGTATGCACATCACATGATTTTGAACAGTTGAAGAAACTCTGTGATATTATGGAGGACAAGGATACAGCTGAAAAGGCCAGGTTGCTGAGAGGTGCACTGAGCAAAGAAGAAAACTCCTCGAATACCTCAAAAGAAGAGAAAATTCATGCCAATGGTGTGGCGGATTCTACTCCAAAATCCACTGTCCCACAAGGCACTCCAAAATCCACAGCCCCACAAGTCATTACACTAGGCAACTATGAGAAAAAAGAGAAAGAGTGGGGAAAGGAAGAGGTTGAATTGCTTAGGAAAGCTATACATAAGTATCCGAAGGGAACTAACAAGAGGTGGGAGGTTATTTCAGAGTTTATTGGTACTGGTAGATCTGCTGACGAGATTTTGAAGGCCAcaaaaaccattcttctgcagaaGCCAGACTCTGCTAAAGCTTTTGACTCGTTCCTTGAGAAACGCAAAGCAGCTCCATCTATTGTATCGCCTCTTTCCACAAGAGATGAGACGGCTGGTGGTTCAACTGTGGGAACTGGCACTGAACCATCCAAGGCGGCTGAACAACCTGCTGCCAGCAGCAGTCAGACAGCTAAGGAGAAAATTGGTGATGATCCTGTCCTGGAAGAAGCACCTTCTGCAACAGATCCAGATGCCTGGTCAGAGGCCCAGGTGCTGGCCCTTGTTCAAGCTTTGAAGGCGTTTCCCAAGGATGCAAACCAAAGATGGGAGCGAGTAGCTGCTGCTGTCCCTGGTAAAACAGTGGTGCAGTGCAAGAAAAAGGTTGCGTCAATGAGGACGAACTTCCGGACCAAGAAGGCGGAGTAG